One stretch of Weissella koreensis KACC 15510 DNA includes these proteins:
- a CDS encoding (S)-acetoin forming diacetyl reductase codes for MSKVAIVTGAAQGIGLAIAKRLYQDDFKVALVDYKIDAAQTAENELGENAIALQADVSKRDDMFRAIKDTVEKFGDLNVLVNNAGLGPTTPIDTITEEQFKQVYGVNVGGVLWGTQAAHQAFKELGHGGKIINATSQAGVVGNPELALYSGTKFAVRGITQVTARDLAEEHITVNAYAPGIVKTPMMFDIAHAVGQNAGKDDEWGMQQFAKDIALKRLSEPSDVANVVSFLSGPDSDYITGQTIIVDGGMQFH; via the coding sequence ATGTCAAAAGTTGCGATTGTTACTGGTGCGGCCCAAGGAATTGGACTTGCTATTGCAAAACGTCTCTATCAAGATGACTTTAAAGTCGCCTTGGTTGATTATAAAATTGATGCAGCTCAAACAGCGGAAAACGAGCTTGGGGAAAACGCCATTGCGCTTCAAGCCGATGTTTCTAAACGTGATGACATGTTTAGAGCAATCAAGGATACGGTTGAAAAATTTGGTGATTTAAATGTTTTGGTAAATAACGCCGGTTTAGGACCTACTACTCCAATTGATACGATTACTGAGGAACAATTCAAGCAAGTTTATGGCGTCAACGTTGGTGGCGTCCTCTGGGGAACTCAAGCCGCACATCAGGCTTTTAAAGAACTAGGCCATGGTGGAAAGATTATCAATGCTACTTCACAAGCTGGAGTTGTTGGTAATCCTGAATTGGCCCTTTATTCTGGAACTAAGTTTGCGGTTCGAGGTATCACTCAAGTAACTGCTCGTGATTTGGCAGAGGAACACATTACTGTCAACGCCTACGCTCCTGGAATTGTTAAAACGCCTATGATGTTTGACATTGCTCACGCAGTTGGCCAAAATGCAGGTAAAGATGATGAGTGGGGAATGCAGCAATTCGCTAAAGATATCGCATTGAAGCGCTTATCAGAGCCTTCAGATGTAGCAAATGTTGTTTCATTCTTATCTGGACCGGATTCAGATTACATCACTGGTCAAACTATTATTGTCGATGGTGGGATGCAATTCCATTAA
- a CDS encoding glycerate kinase, whose amino-acid sequence MKFIIAPDSFKGSLTAQDAARAIQRGLGKVFPDADYTLVSMADGGEGTVQTLVDATDGQLIEATVLNSLEVPVKATYGILGDGKTAVIEMAAASGLQWVNTETMNPLITTTYGTGQLIKDALDHDVRRFIIGLGGSATNDGGVGMAEALGVRFLDHQNQPLARGGADLINLQSIDMTNLDPRLAGSEILLAADVTNPLIGDNGASAVFGPQKGATPAMVAQLDEALKNYAHILEMKLQIKIANVAGAGAAGGLGAGFLAFTPAQIRSGIDLVIDAVDLANKAQGADYAFVGEGSIDFQTQFGKAPMGATKVVKKVAPEAKVIGLAGFVGQGSEALYDLGMDAIFSIVPGAVPLESALAESVKNLERTAENIARLIK is encoded by the coding sequence ATGAAATTTATAATTGCTCCTGATTCATTTAAAGGTAGTTTGACAGCGCAAGATGCTGCTAGGGCGATTCAACGTGGACTAGGGAAAGTTTTTCCGGATGCTGATTATACATTAGTTTCCATGGCCGATGGTGGTGAAGGAACGGTACAAACGCTTGTTGACGCTACTGATGGTCAATTGATTGAAGCAACCGTTTTGAACTCATTGGAAGTTCCGGTTAAGGCGACGTATGGAATTCTTGGTGACGGAAAAACAGCTGTGATTGAAATGGCCGCTGCTTCAGGTTTACAGTGGGTCAATACGGAAACTATGAATCCCTTGATTACGACCACATATGGAACTGGTCAATTGATAAAGGATGCTTTGGATCATGATGTGCGTCGTTTTATCATTGGATTAGGTGGCTCAGCAACAAATGATGGTGGCGTGGGGATGGCTGAAGCATTAGGAGTACGCTTTTTAGACCATCAAAATCAACCCTTAGCTCGAGGGGGAGCTGATTTAATCAATTTACAGTCTATTGATATGACTAACTTAGATCCTCGTTTAGCGGGTTCAGAAATCTTACTTGCTGCAGATGTTACTAATCCTTTAATTGGGGACAATGGTGCTTCTGCGGTCTTTGGTCCACAAAAAGGCGCCACACCAGCGATGGTTGCTCAATTGGATGAAGCGTTGAAAAACTATGCTCATATTTTAGAAATGAAACTTCAAATTAAGATAGCTAATGTGGCAGGGGCTGGAGCTGCTGGGGGATTAGGAGCTGGCTTCTTGGCCTTTACCCCAGCTCAAATTCGTTCCGGAATTGATTTAGTAATTGATGCCGTGGATTTGGCGAATAAGGCTCAAGGTGCCGACTATGCTTTTGTGGGTGAAGGATCAATTGATTTCCAGACACAGTTTGGTAAAGCACCAATGGGCGCCACAAAGGTGGTGAAAAAAGTAGCACCTGAGGCCAAAGTCATTGGTTTAGCTGGTTTTGTTGGTCAGGGGAGTGAGGCGTTGTATGATTTGGGAATGGATGCCATTTTCAGTATTGTACCGGGGGCTGTTCCGCTTGAATCAGCTTTAGCAGAGAGTGTTAAAAATTTGGAGCGAACGGCTGAAAATATCGCTCGTTTGATTAAATAA
- the map gene encoding type I methionyl aminopeptidase gives MITLKSKREMLAMEKAGAIIAGMYQGLKKIIKPGISTWDIEEFGRDYIESHGARAAQIGFEGFQYATTVSVNAEVAHAFPRKNLFLKDGDLVKVDTVVELNGAYSDSAWSYAVGNVSPEVQKLMDVTFKAMYLGIDQAQVGNRLGDIGAVMNHYIEDENGYGNVIDYAGHGIRPTMHEEPTVLHDGVAGRGLRLQPGMTITIEPMVNLGSWEVETSAEDGWTVRTIDGSWSAQYEHVVAITEDGPKILTSQDPDFDAKYLLK, from the coding sequence ATGATAACGTTAAAATCAAAACGAGAAATGTTGGCCATGGAGAAGGCAGGGGCCATTATTGCTGGTATGTATCAAGGCTTAAAAAAAATAATTAAGCCTGGTATTTCAACTTGGGATATTGAAGAATTTGGTCGTGATTATATTGAAAGCCATGGTGCAAGAGCAGCACAAATTGGTTTTGAAGGTTTTCAATATGCAACAACTGTTTCGGTAAATGCGGAAGTAGCTCATGCTTTTCCACGGAAAAATTTATTTTTAAAAGATGGTGATTTAGTTAAGGTTGATACTGTTGTAGAATTAAATGGAGCCTATTCTGATTCAGCTTGGAGTTATGCAGTTGGTAATGTTAGTCCAGAGGTTCAAAAATTGATGGATGTGACCTTTAAGGCCATGTATTTGGGAATTGACCAAGCTCAAGTTGGGAATCGCTTGGGTGATATTGGGGCAGTCATGAATCATTATATAGAGGACGAAAATGGCTACGGAAATGTTATTGATTATGCTGGGCATGGAATTAGACCAACTATGCATGAAGAACCAACAGTGCTACATGATGGGGTCGCTGGTCGAGGATTAAGATTACAACCGGGAATGACGATTACCATTGAGCCGATGGTTAATTTGGGAAGTTGGGAAGTCGAAACATCTGCAGAAGATGGTTGGACCGTTCGCACAATTGATGGTTCATGGTCTGCTCAATATGAACACGTGGTTGCTATTACTGAAGATGGTCCTAAAATTTTAACTTCACAGGATCCAGACTTTGATGCTAAATATCTGTTGAAGTAA
- a CDS encoding SHOCT domain-containing protein yields the protein MDDSKIQRLKELQDLYQSDALTQNEFEKMKAEILSEDLKTTDPLSKRMVEAKKVVPTKQIQKRSKKSHKIRNIGLLIILIGLVSAGGYAYLNQQDDVKKSSSVIHQKSASTSKAATRSKTKVKSKPRENNREESHETSSSSSQSSKFAQDDDAVEMFHSLDQKQQLGAMYSFAALKDQSDTSWSDSSIISADLNTEQQIILSPVPGDARIVLIDNYDETFDYEIYHVDSVVDKGTVSTTQLNSIAQNDTQINTWASSIRMKDADE from the coding sequence ATGGATGATTCAAAAATACAACGTTTGAAAGAATTACAGGATCTATATCAATCAGACGCTTTAACTCAGAATGAATTTGAAAAGATGAAGGCTGAAATATTATCGGAAGATTTAAAAACAACGGATCCTTTATCAAAGCGAATGGTGGAGGCTAAGAAAGTTGTACCAACTAAACAAATACAGAAACGTTCTAAAAAATCACATAAAATTCGGAATATTGGTTTATTGATAATTTTAATAGGATTAGTTAGTGCAGGTGGATACGCTTATTTGAACCAACAAGATGATGTCAAAAAAAGTTCAAGTGTAATACATCAGAAAAGTGCATCAACGAGTAAAGCGGCAACTAGGTCGAAAACTAAAGTTAAAAGTAAGCCAAGGGAAAACAACAGAGAAGAAAGCCATGAAACATCGTCTTCAAGTAGCCAGTCAAGTAAATTTGCTCAAGATGATGACGCAGTTGAAATGTTTCATAGTCTAGACCAGAAGCAACAATTAGGCGCTATGTATTCATTTGCGGCTTTAAAAGATCAATCAGATACTAGTTGGTCTGATTCTAGTATTATTAGTGCTGATTTAAATACTGAACAGCAGATTATTTTGTCGCCGGTTCCAGGGGATGCAAGGATTGTATTGATAGATAATTATGACGAAACATTTGATTATGAGATTTATCATGTTGATTCGGTGGTTGATAAGGGAACTGTTAGTACAACGCAGTTAAATTCAATTGCACAGAATGATACACAGATTAATACTTGGGCATCATCTATTAGAATGAAGGATGCTGATGAATAA
- a CDS encoding SHOCT domain-containing protein, translating into MNEKQLAALKNLKELLDDGILTADEFSAQKKEIIEGSKKSDSGIVNSVHSSADKLMDNKTIQGTKDNINKIMKSDKVKNTSKKVGELVDKIPLNKDTKSKLTGSTGQNIIKGIVGVIVLVIVIVGFNFIHNAPTRKQTKLAESYLADGKYGDAQKAYQKLQEMHPNDTTEKEYSQVSKLAEITIDINNGNFAYDNGSFDTPTDAAMKKLNAIKGDPASEEIKTQTENTIKTLQDQADNGTNEY; encoded by the coding sequence ATGAAAAACAATTGGCAGCATTAAAAAATTTGAAGGAATTATTGGATGATGGAATTCTGACCGCAGATGAATTTTCAGCACAAAAGAAAGAAATTATCGAGGGCTCAAAGAAATCTGATTCTGGAATTGTTAATTCAGTCCACAGCTCGGCTGATAAGTTAATGGATAATAAAACTATTCAAGGTACCAAAGATAATATTAATAAAATAATGAAAAGTGATAAGGTAAAAAATACTAGTAAGAAGGTTGGCGAATTAGTAGATAAAATTCCGCTTAATAAAGATACCAAATCGAAATTAACTGGAAGTACAGGTCAAAATATTATTAAGGGAATTGTTGGTGTCATTGTATTAGTAATAGTAATTGTAGGATTTAATTTTATTCATAATGCACCAACCCGTAAGCAGACTAAATTAGCCGAATCTTATCTAGCAGATGGAAAATACGGGGATGCTCAGAAAGCATATCAAAAATTACAAGAAATGCATCCCAATGACACTACTGAAAAGGAATATTCACAAGTTTCAAAGTTAGCTGAAATTACAATTGATATTAATAATGGTAATTTTGCGTATGATAATGGGTCTTTTGATACACCAACCGATGCAGCAATGAAGAAATTGAATGCGATTAAAGGTGATCCAGCGTCCGAAGAAATTAAAACACAAACGGAAAATACCATTAAGACGCTTCAGGATCAGGCTGATAATGGAACCAATGAATATTAA